In the Methanobacterium sp. Maddingley MBC34 genome, GAACTTAACATAGAAATAGCTTTACACTGTCATAATGACTTTGGAATGGCCCTATCAAATTGTATTTCAGGTTTACTAGCCGGTGCCACTGCAGTTTCCACCACAGTCAACGGGATAGGCGAAAGAGCAGGCAACACATCCCTGGAGGAACTGGTGATGACACTCCTTCTAATCTACGGAGTGGACCTGAACTTCAATATTAGTGTGTTTTATGAGCTTTCCCAGATGGTGGAAGAACTTACCAACATGAAAGTTCCAGAAAACAAACCCATTGTGGGTAGAAACGTGTTCCGACACGAGTCCGGCATACACGTGGACGCAGTTATTGAAGAACCTTTAACCTATGAACCCTTCCTCCCCGAACTCATCGGCCACCAGAGACAAATTGTACTGGGCAAACACTCTGGGTGCAGAGCTGTGAAGGCCAAACTGAATGAATGCGGGATTGATGTTACCAAGGATGAATTGTGTAAAATCGTTGGAATGGTGAAAGAAAAACGGGAAGAAGGAAAATACATAAATGATAAGGTTTTCAACGACATTGTACGTTCAGTGAGAGGGCCGTTTAATTTTTAAATCCATCCTTAAATGTATGGATGTGACTGTTAAATAGAATTAATCTAAAACCGAAATAAATCAAAAATAGGTAAATTGTATTTCATATTTTACTATGCATAAATGGTGTTTTATCTATGAATATTACTGAAAAGATACTGGCCAACGCGTCTGAAGCAAAAGAAGTTCAGCCAGGAGAGATCATTGAGGCACAGGTAGATCTGGCCATGACCCATGACGGAACATCACCCCCCACCATAAACACCTTCAATAAAATCGCCGATGAGGTGTGGGACCCTGATAAAATTGTCTTAGTCTATGACCATAATTTACCAGCAAATAACATTGGCTCTGCAGAATTCCAGAGGATAACCAGAGATTTCGCTCGGAAACAGGGAATCAAAAATTTTTACGCTCACGGAGAAGGAATATGCCACCAGGTACTTCCTGAAGAGGGCTTTATTAAACCAGGTAAGGTAGTGGTGGGTGCTGATTCCCACACCTGCACCTACGGAGCTTTCGGAGCCTTTGCCACCGGTATGGGTGCCACTGATATGGCAGTGGTATATGCAACAGGAAAAACATGGTTCATGGTTCCTGGAGCATTAAAAATTGAAGTAGATGGAATTTTAACCGAAAATGTTACTGCTAAAGATCTGATTCTCCATATAATCGGCAGTATAGGTTCCTATGGTGCTACTTATAAATCTCTGGAATTTTGTGGAAACACAGTCCAGAATATGGATGTATCAGGGAGAATGACCATGTGCAACATGGCAGTGGAGTCAGGGGCCAAAAACGGGATAATGGAACCCAATCCAGCTATTTTAAAATATTTAAAAGATCGTAATGTAAGTGATTTCCAGATATTCACCTCAGATGAGGATTCTGTTTATGAAAAATCCCATTATTTCCAGGTGGATGACATGGAACCACAGGTAGCATGCCCCCATAATGTGGATAATGTGCATCCTGTTTCTAAGGTTTCTGGTGAAACTATTGACCAGGCATTTATAGGTTCCTGTACCAATGGTCGGCTGGAGGATCTGCGCATGGCTGCCCATGTACTGGAAAACGAGAAAGTTCATCCAGATGTTAGACTCATCGTGTCACCGGCTTCCCGCCGAATTTATCAATCGGCAATAGCCGAAGGAATCATAGAAACATTCCTGGAAGCAGGAGCCATCGTTATAAACCCTGGATGTGGGCCATGTTTAGGTGCCCATATGGGTGTTTTAACTGCAGGAGAGGTGTGCATCTCCACCACCAACCGTAACTTTGTTGGTCGTATGGGTGACCCCCTATCTGAGGTTTACCTGGCCAACCCGGCTGTGGTGGCTTACTCTGCCATTCACGGTGAAATAAGAAACCCCAGTGAATAAAAATGGACCCAAAAATCTTTGAAGGAATAAAACAGATCGAAAAAGAGTTAGGAACTCTTTCCAGTGCTGAAAAAATACTTTTAGCTACTGATGGCTCGGTAACTACCATCCTGGACGTGCTCAAAGGACACGTGAATATCAGAACTCTGGAACAGGAATTCAGAAAAGCGGATGAAGAAGCAGCTTCTCTCCTGAATATTAATGTAGGTGACACCATCAACTACCGTGTAGTAGTTATTGAAGGTGAGACTCCTTTGATATATGCTATTTCCATGATCCCCCTGGAACGATTAAACAATGATTTTAAGGAGGATCTTATTAAAGCAGATATTCCCATCGGTCGCATACTCCGCAAACACGACATTGAATCCCGCAGGGAGATAAAATCAGTTTCAGTTGAAGAACCAGGTCCAGAAATGGTGGAAATCTTCAAAACCAACACTCCCATGCTGAAGAGGACCTACAACATAATCCATGAGAACCAGGTGCTCATATGGCTGATGGAAACATTCCCCCATAGCCTTTTTAAAGATTAAATTTATTTTTTATTAAACTTGAAGTTAATCCATCAAAAACAGTTTGAAAAGATTAATATAAATTGAACTTGTCCGAAATGCAAATTAGATAAATGATGTCAAAATTAGATAGATGTTTATAATTCAAATATTTTGTTTATGATTTGTACGATAATGGGGTTGAATCAGTATGGGTGTGAAGTTTAAGGACATAGTATCTCCAGAGGAAATTAGATTTGAGGATCTGGATGGTAAAGTAGTGGCTCTGGATGCAGCCAATGTCATTTACCAGTTTCTTTCCAGTATACG is a window encoding:
- a CDS encoding homoaconitate hydratase family protein/3-isopropylmalate dehydratase, large subunit (PFAM: Aconitase family (aconitate hydratase)~TIGRFAM: 3-isopropylmalate dehydratase, large subunit; homoaconitate hydratase family protein); this translates as MNITEKILANASEAKEVQPGEIIEAQVDLAMTHDGTSPPTINTFNKIADEVWDPDKIVLVYDHNLPANNIGSAEFQRITRDFARKQGIKNFYAHGEGICHQVLPEEGFIKPGKVVVGADSHTCTYGAFGAFATGMGATDMAVVYATGKTWFMVPGALKIEVDGILTENVTAKDLILHIIGSIGSYGATYKSLEFCGNTVQNMDVSGRMTMCNMAVESGAKNGIMEPNPAILKYLKDRNVSDFQIFTSDEDSVYEKSHYFQVDDMEPQVACPHNVDNVHPVSKVSGETIDQAFIGSCTNGRLEDLRMAAHVLENEKVHPDVRLIVSPASRRIYQSAIAEGIIETFLEAGAIVINPGCGPCLGAHMGVLTAGEVCISTTNRNFVGRMGDPLSEVYLANPAVVAYSAIHGEIRNPSE
- a CDS encoding 4-hydroxybenzoate synthetase (chorismate lyase) (PFAM: Protein of unknown function (DUF98)) → MDPKIFEGIKQIEKELGTLSSAEKILLATDGSVTTILDVLKGHVNIRTLEQEFRKADEEAASLLNINVGDTINYRVVVIEGETPLIYAISMIPLERLNNDFKEDLIKADIPIGRILRKHDIESRREIKSVSVEEPGPEMVEIFKTNTPMLKRTYNIIHENQVLIWLMETFPHSLFKD